The DNA sequence CACCGCATTACCATTTGCATCTTTTAAATAAGCATAAACCGTAGTTTGTGCAAAATAAAACGATGCTGGAAGCAAGGTAAACATAGAGATTAAAGATAATTTTTTAATCATGTTGATAATTTATTTTTCGCTGTTTGAATTAAAAATCAATTCAGTAAATTAATTGAAGCAAAAATAAGCATAATTATAATACTTTACATTTTTTTAACACATTACCAATGCTAAATATGATAAATATTAGTAGAATAGAAAATTTAATATTTTCAAAAATATATTTATGCTAACTTTGCATTAATAATATAATTAAAGATTATAATGAGAAAAATTTTAAGTTTTGCATTCTTAATGGCGTTCTGTTTTATATTTAGTCAACAGAAAGGTCAACTTAGAAAAGTGGCGACAATCGGATTTATGAATGTAGAAAACCTGTGGGACACAATTGCGTCTGCAGACTACATCGATGGAACAAAAGATATAAGCAACCCAGCTTTCCACAGAAGTGTACCATTAGATTCCCTGAAATACCTTGAAACAACCGAAGAATACCGCGGTGAGTGGAGAGATGAATTATTGAAAGGAAAGAAAGTAGTTCGTAAGCAAATTCTTGCAGATGACTTTACGGCAAAAAGTGCAAAAAACTGGAATACCAAAAACTACAATATTAAAATCGCTAATCAAGCGAAAGTAATATCTGAAATGGGCGCTCAATACACCAAAACGGCACCTGTTATTTTAGGATTAATCGAAGTAGAAAACAGACAGGTAATCGAAGACTTGATTAAACATCCACTTCTTGCAAAATACGATTATGGAATCATCCATTACAACTCTTATGACGCACGTGGAATTGATGTTGCGATTATTTATCAGAAAAGAAGATTTACACCAAGTAATTCTTTAAAGAAAGAAATTAAAATCTACGATGAAAACGGAAAAAGAGCTTACACTCGTGATATTGTCGTAGCAACTGGATTTTTGGATAACGAAAAAATCGCCATCTTTATGAATCACTGGCCAGCAAGAAGTGGTGGTGAAGCCCGTTCATTACCTAGAAGAAATGCAGCAGCTAAAGTTTTAAAAGAACAAATGGACAGCGTACGATTGAAAGATCCTACCACAAAATTATTTGCAATGGGAGATTTTAATGATGACCCTGTAAATACCAGTTTGAAAAATGTTTTAAAAGCGGTAGCAAGTCCAAAAGATTTGAGTCCAGAGACACCTTACCTTAATTTAATGTATCCTTTATTTAAAAAGGGAGTTGCTTCTTTGGCTTATCAGGACGCACCGAACCTTTTTGATCAAATTATTGTTTCAGGAAACTTAATTTCTGATGAAGTTGGTAAAGGTTATTCAGTATATAAAACAGAAATATTCGCACCACCATATCTCATCAACAGAGAAGGAAGCTGGAAAGGTTATCCACTTCGCTCTTGGAACGGAGATACTTTCACTGGTGGATATAGTGATCACTTCCCCGCCTTTGTGGTTATACAAAGAGAAGCGAACTAATTATCATCAACTAAAAACCGTTTTTCGAAACGGTTTTTTTTGGCTGTAAATTTGATGAATTAATAAAAACTTCCCAATGAAAAAATTACTATTTCTCCTAAGCATTCTTGTACTTACTATAAGTTGCTCCAGCCAAAATAATATCGCGGATCGGAGTAAAGATAACACTCCAATTCATGCGCA is a window from the Kaistella flava (ex Peng et al. 2021) genome containing:
- a CDS encoding endonuclease, with product MRKILSFAFLMAFCFIFSQQKGQLRKVATIGFMNVENLWDTIASADYIDGTKDISNPAFHRSVPLDSLKYLETTEEYRGEWRDELLKGKKVVRKQILADDFTAKSAKNWNTKNYNIKIANQAKVISEMGAQYTKTAPVILGLIEVENRQVIEDLIKHPLLAKYDYGIIHYNSYDARGIDVAIIYQKRRFTPSNSLKKEIKIYDENGKRAYTRDIVVATGFLDNEKIAIFMNHWPARSGGEARSLPRRNAAAKVLKEQMDSVRLKDPTTKLFAMGDFNDDPVNTSLKNVLKAVASPKDLSPETPYLNLMYPLFKKGVASLAYQDAPNLFDQIIVSGNLISDEVGKGYSVYKTEIFAPPYLINREGSWKGYPLRSWNGDTFTGGYSDHFPAFVVIQREAN